The DNA region CCGGACCGTGAGTCGTGGGACCTCGAACAGTCGGTTCGTCTCGCGCCGCTGCTCAGAGAGGCCGGCGCCGATCTCGTCGACGTGAGCTCCGGCGGTATCCACCCCGACCAGCAGATCACCAACACGGGCGCGGGCTACCAGGTCAAGTTCGCCGAGTCCATCCGTGAGGAGGGCGAGATACCCGTCGGCGCGGTCGGAAAGATAACCGAGGCCGAACAGGCCGACCAACTGATCCGGAACGAGCGTGCCGACCTCGCTATCGTCGGCCGCGAGCACCTCCGAGACCCGTACTTCACGCTCCACGCCGCCGAGAAACTCGGTGTCGACGTCGACTGGCCGGTGCAGTACCGCCGCGCGTAACTGACAGTCGGTCCATTGCGTCGCTGTCACCGCCTCGAATCGCTGCCGTCCGGACGAAGCCTTATTCCCCTCAGCTACGCAACGTGAACGTATGAGCCGCCGCGACGACGACCTCGAAGAACTCCTCTCGGAGTTAGAGGAGACGCTGTCGGAGCTCCGAGCCGAACTCCGCGAGGAGCGGACGCCCCGCCGCCGACCGTTCGAACCGCCGACGCCGAGAGACATCCTCCGCTTCACCGAGGAGTACACCATCCCGACGGTCATCTCGACGCTGGAGGCGACGATTCAGGCGCTCGAACTGTTTCGGCGACTGCTTCGTCTGGCCGATCCCGAGCGCGCGATACGCGAGGAGAGTAAAAGCGCCCGCGAGACGACGCGCCGACACGCCGACGACGTGGGCCGCGTCGCCGTCGACGGACTGGAGCGCGCGCTCACCGAGCTTCAGCGGGCGCTCTCGGAGGCGAACCTCCCCGAAGAGAGCGAGTCCCGCGACATCGTCGAAGAGGCACGACAGCTCTCCAGAGATATCGAAGAGCGTCTCGCCGAGTCACAGCGGCGGACGGACGACGCGGACCGACGGCGCAGTCGCTCGACCGACGACCGAGCGCGACGAAACGGACGCGAGGAGACGCTGGACGAGGGGGCGGTCAGAATCGCCGTCAGCGACGAGGAGAGCGACGGTGCCGACGACGCTGACGAGCGCGAGGAGTCCGAAGACGAAACGGACGAGACACAGACGGTCGACATCGAGTCGGAACTGGATTCGATTCGCGACGAGGTCGAGCGGGCGGAGCGCGGCGAAGAACCGAAATCCGACGACGACGAGGAGTAGCGACTCGGCGCAGAAGTGGCGAACAGACGGTGGAACCGAGCGCGCGACGGGCCACCGTGCTCCCGCCTCGGCCGTCGTGCGCGACTCGTCAACTCACGCGGAAGGCTGGCCGCTTCTTCTCTCAAAAACGTTCACGTCAGCAGCAACAGCAGGGAGTGCAGCACGACGAGCAGGCGTCTCGGCGTTCGATAGTCGATTCCGCACAGCAACTGCGTTCGGTACAGTCGTTGGATGTCACGAGTGGTCCTCTGTCCGCTGTCGACATATATCGGACAGTGTATCGACATCAAGCTGGTTTCTGCGCGGAAACCGGTCGGCCACGTTTACCCGCCGTCGGCGCGTATCGGCCCCCAATGACGAACGCGGACGCCGAGGACTGGCAGACGCTCTGGCACGGACTCCACGAGACGCTCGGCGGGAAGTGGGCGCTACACGTGCTTCGGCTGCTCTCGGAGCGAGACGCGGGGTTCAACGAGATGCGCCGCGAACTCGACGGCGTGACGGCGAAGACGCTCTCGAAACGACTCGGGGAACTGCGCTGTCGCGGCCTCGTCAGTCGAACCGTCGAGGCGTCGTCGCCGCCGCGAACGCGGTACGCGCTGACGCCGGCGGGCGAGCGATTCGTCTCCGTACTGCGAGACGTGGAATCGCTGGTGTCGGTCGTCGACTGCGGGTGCGACGACCGCTGCGGAGTGCTCACCGTCGACGCCGACGCGACGGCGGCTTGCGCCGAGCAGTGCTGAACTCGCCGGACTACTCGATCGGCCGGAACCGGTAGCCGTCCCAGTCCTGACTCTCCCGCTCGCGGATTCCGGCGTCGGGGTCGCGGAGTTCCGCGGCGTAGACGGGTTCGACCTCGTCGCCGATTTCGACCTCGTGGCTCTCGCCGTCGACGTCGAGTTGGCCGATGGCGCGGACCGGTTCGCCGTCGACGTCGAACTCGACGATGGCGAGCGAGTTCGGCGCGCGAACGCCCGGCGGCGTCGCCGTGCTCGTCGTCCACGTGACGACGGTGGCGGTGTACTCGCTCAGGTCGACGGTGCCGACCGGTTCCTCGCCGTCCGGACCGAGGGGATGTGGCGGGTACGTGATGCTACCGTCGGAGTATCGTGCCGCTTCCATGGGTGGGTTCTCGCTCATCGTTCCGCCTCCAGAATCGTGGTGATGACGCAGTTGCCGAAGCCGCCGACGTTGCAGGCGAGGCCGGTGTCGGCGTCGACCTGTCGTTTCCCGGCGTCGCGGGTGAGCTGCTTGTAGATCTCGTACACCTGCGCGACGCCCGACGCGCCGAGGGGGTGGCCCTTCGACTTGAGGCCGCCGGAGGTGTTGATCGGGAGGTCGCCGTCGCGGTCGGTGACGCCGTCGTCGACGGCCGTCCAACCCTCGCCCTTCTCGAAGAAGCCGAGGTCTTCGGACTGGAGGAACTCGAGGATGGTGAACATGTCGTGCAGCTCCGCCACGTCGATATCCTCGGGACCGAGGTCGGCCATCTCGTAGGCGATGTCGCTAGAGTTGACGACACCGCTCATCGTCGTCGGGTCGGCGCGCTCGTGGACGACGTGGGTGTCCGTCGCGCCGCCGATACCCGAGACGACGGCGTACTCGTCGGTGTACTCGCGGGCGGCCGACTCGGGGCAGAAGAGGAGCGCCGCGCTCCCGTCGGTGATGGGACAGAAGTCGTAGAGACGGAGCGGGTCGGCGACGACGGGCGACTCCAACACGGTGTCAAGGTCGACCTCCTTTCTGAACTGCGCGTGGGGGTTGTCGACGCCGTTTCTGTGGTTCTTCACCGCGACTTTGCCGAGACTCTCGCGGGGGGCGTCGTACTCGTTGAGGTAGAGCCGCGCCGTGAGTCCGGCGAAACTCGGGAGCGTGACGCCGTGTTTGTACTCGACGGGGTGGGTGAGCGAAGCGATGACGTCCGTGGATTCGGCCGTCGTCCGGTGCGTCATCTTCTCGCCGCCGACGAGCAGCGTCATCTCGCTCGCGCCGGAGGCGACCGACTGCCACGCGGCGTAGGTGCCCGCGCCGCCCGACGAGGAGGTCTGGTCGATGCGAGCGGTGTACGCCGGCATCGCCGCGATGTCGTGTGCGAGCGCGTTCGGGATGCCGGTCTGACCCTCGAACTCGCCACTCGCCATGTTCGAGACGTAGAGGTGATCTATCGCGTCCGGTGCGACGCCCGCGTCGTCGAGGCAGGCCTGCCCGGCCTCCGCGAGCAACTCGCGAATCCAGGCGTCGCGCTGCCCGAAACGGGTCATCGACGCACCGATAATCGCTACGCGTTCCATACCGGACGGGTGCGGGCCACCCGCTTACCGGTTTCCCTTCTGGAACGTCACGCGCGTCTCAAACGCTTTAACCGCCCCGCGAACCGAACGGTCGGTATGCGCACCGCAGACGCCGCTGCCACCGCCGGCACCGTCGCCAGTCTCGTGCTCCTCGTCGTCGTCGCCGTCCCCTACCTCGTCGTCACCAATCCGGAGGCACCCGTGTCGGCGTACTACGCCGCGGGATCCGTCGGGGCGAACAGCGTCGGCTTCCTCGCGGCCCTCGCCGCCGTCGTCTTCCTCTCGGGGACGCGCGGCAACGCCGAACCCGATTTGGTCGCGGGTATCGCCGTCGTGCTCGGCCTCGCAATGGTGGCGCTCTCGCTTCTGTGGGCGACGGCCATCGACACGACGCTCCTGTTCAGTTTCCCGCCCGAGGCGGCGTGGATACAGAACCACCGTTGGGTCGTCGTCGCGCTCTCGTCCGTCGTCGCCGTCGTCGCCGGCGTGTACGCCCGCGAAGTGGTCTAAAACGCGGACGCGGGCACGGACCGAGGACCGCGCCGTCTCCGTGTTCTCCCGCGACTGGAGTCGAAAGGGCCTTAAGTCATACCCGAGTAACTTCGAGTGGACTAGGTCGGGCAGTTAGGCCCTGCTCTCCCACCCGCCATAGAGTCTTCAGCGGGGACCGAACGTCGGGCGCGTCCGGTCAGACCGGTACGGGCCCCGAAAGCCAACGTAGAAACCTCGTCCTGCGGGGACAGCGGTTTCGTGTCGCTCGTCCGCAGGGGCGAACCGACACGATTCATCGGCGGTACTGGGTCAGGCGCGGAAGCGAGCAGCCCACCGTCGGACGTGTGTCGCTCGTAGGATCGCGGGGTGGAGGAGGCAACCGGGATTCCCCGTACCGGAACGCCGGGCAACCCCGACCGTCCGCATTCATACCGATTTTGAACCGCGAGCGGTCGCGCTGTCGATAGCTCGCACAGGTGACTCCGGAACCCATAGGTCCCACAGTTCCCAACGACGAGCCATGAGCGAAGCCAGCGCCGGCGACGTGGAGGCACGCTACTACGAAACGGACGGCGAGCGCATCGTACAGTTCTCGCGGGAGGGACGGACGGCCGCTATCGCCCAGAACGTCGACGGCTACGCGATGCTGAAAGTCAGACCGGCCGCCGACGGCGACGAACTGGAACGCTACTACGGCTTCGAGATGGCGTTAGACCACGCCGCCGAGTTGCTCGGCGTCTCGCCGCACGACCTGCCGGTGCCCGACGACGCCGAAGATATGGGGATGTGAGCGTCCCGCGGCGGGTCGGTTAGCGACCCCAGTAGAATCGCGGCGCGAGAAACAGGTACGCCAGCGCCAGAAACAGCAGGCCGAAGGCGAACCCGCCGCCGACGCGGTGCGGGAACAGAATCGCCAGCGCCTGCACGACGCCCATCACGAGCGCGTCCTGCGTGTGCAAGTCGGGGTACGGAATCGTCGTCACCATCAGCGCCGCGAGCAACGCCGTCAGTCCGACGAGCGGGAACGGGTCGGTGAAGCCGACGAGCACCCCCGCGGCGAGAATCGTCGCCGCGAGCGTCGTCGGGACGCCGCGGGTCTGGTCGGAGTCGGCGTCGTAGGCGGTGTACATCCCGAGACGAGTGACCGCCATCACGACGAACAGCGCCGCGACGGCGACGGCGACGGCGACGCGAAGCGACCCGAAGCCCCAGACGGCCCGAACCGCGGCGACGACGACCATCGCCGGAGCCACGCCGAACGACGCCACGTCGGCCAGCGAGTCGAGGTACGGCCCGGCGTCGGTGCCGCCGTAACGCCGGGCGAGCACGCCGTCGAGGCCGTCGGCGATAGCGGCCAAGAGAATGAGCCTCGCGGCGAGACCCGGCGAGACGTTGGCGGCGGCGACGGCGAGAAACCCCAGTCCGGCGTTGCCGACGGTGACCACGTCGGCGACGCCCAACCGTCCGACGACGAACCGGGGATGCATAGTTTTCGGGTTGCGGAGGTGCGGTATACGTTTTTACATCCGGCGTCGGCGAGTCGGCGCGTTCGGGTCGGCCGACGGTTTCGACGCGCATACCACGCCGCCTTTATCCGACCGGGACCGAGGTCCAGCCATGAAGCGACGCGCGTTTCTCGCGGCGACTGGGGCGGCCGGCATCACGGCGCTCGCAGGGTGTGGTGGCGCGAGCGGACAGGGAGACGAGTACGACGTCGGCATGACGGCGACGGCGTTCGACCCCCGCGAGATCACGGTCTCCGCCGGCGAGGAGGTCGTCTGGCAGAACACGAGCACCCGGGACCACACGGTGACCGCCTACGAGAACTCCATCCCCGAGGAAGCCGAATATTTCGCCAGCGGTGGTTTCGAGAGCGAACAGGCCGCCCGCGACGGCTGGCGCGATTTCGAAGGCGCGCTCAACAACGGCGACACGTTCACGCACACCTTCGAGGTGCCCGGACGGTACGAGTACGTCTGCATCCCCCACGAGAACGGCGGGATGGTCGGGACCGTCGTCGTCGAGGAAGGCTCGGGGTCGGGTTCGGGCAATCAGTCGCAGTCGAGCGACAGCTCGTAGGTCGGCTTCGAGAAAAATCGAGTTCGCGGAGTTTGCGGCGTCGAAGCCGAGTTACTCGGCTTCTTCGGCGACTTCTTCGGCGATATCGGACTCGTCGACGTCGACGGCGGCCTCCTCTTCGGCTTCGACCTCTTCGGGACGCGCCTCCAGCGAGAGCTTCTGGACCTCGACCCGGCGGAGCGGGTAGATGGTCTTCGCCTCGCCGTAGATGGCCGAGGAGAGTCGGCCTTCGACGACGCTGTCGATGAGTTGCTCGAAACTCCGGTCGTCGGCGGCCTCGTGGACGAGGTCGATCATGACCCGGCGAATCGCCTGCTCCTGGCTGCGGTCGGCCTTCTTCGTCGTGAACGCCACGGGCTGGACCTGGACGCGGTAGTCGTCGGTCGTCAGGATGGTGATATTCACCTCGACTTTCGAGGCGCCGCGGCGAACCAGACTGCGCAGGTAGTCGCGCGTCAGTTCGTGCTGGATGAACTCGGTGTACGCCGAGTCCGATCCCACGTCGTTTATCTTGAACGTGAGTTTCGTGTTGTTCGCACCGGCGTCGTCGGTGAGTTCGCCGAGCGTGGTCTCGATGGTGCGTCCGTACACCATCTCCGGTTCCTCTGCGACGGTCTTGCCGAGTTCGGCCCGGTCGAACTGCTCGGGCGCGAGCACGGAGTACCATCGCTTGCCTCGTTTCTGCTTGGATACTGAACGTTCGCTCATGTTGTGTCTGTAGCTGCGTCGATGACGGCCTCTGCGACCGTCAGGTTCACCACGTAGTCGTCGACCGTGGCCTGCAGGCCGCCGGTCGTCTCCCGCTCGATGTCGGTGACGATGCGATTTGCATCCACCTCGGTCGTCATCGAGTCGGTGTCGTCGGGGGCGAGCGCGGCGGCGACGAGCGCCGCCTCCTCGTGCGTCGTCTCGACGCGGGCGGTTCGCGCACACGAGTTTGTCTCACTCGTGCGTGTCATGCGCGGAGCGCCTCCCGAAACGCCGCGGTGAACGGGTGTTGGTCTGTAGTCGATGCGTCCGGTGTCGTCGCGCCTGTCGCGTCAGTGTCCGTCTCCTCGGTCTCCTCGGTGTCGAAGCGCGCTTCGCCCGCGTCCCCTCGTCCGTAGCCCGTGCCGCCGACTTCGTCGGCCGCCGTCGCCATCGTCTCCCCCAACTGCCGGAAGTCGACGCTGGCGGCGGCGGCGACGCCGTCGCCGACGGCCAGCACGACCGGTTCCGGCGACCGGAAGTCGCGGACCAGTCGCGCAGTCGTCGCCAGCACGCCGAGCGATTCCGACCCGAGGCCGGTTCGCACGACGAAGCAGTCGGCGTAGCGGGCCGTTTCCGCCTCGCGCAGGACAGTATGTGCTTCGAGCGCGTGGTTGCGCCACGCGTCGAGCGCGGCCGTCCGCGTCGCGTCGGTAGCGTGCCCGAGTGCGAGCGCGACGCCGGTGCCGGGTCGCTCCCGGGCGACGGCGCAGAGCACGTCCGCGTAGCCTTCGACCGTCTCGAACGCGCCGTCCGGCGTCTCGTACGGACGCAGGACGCGTTCGAGCGACTCGACCGCACGCGGCGTCGTTCCCTTCGCCGTCGCGTCGAGCGCAACGACGGAGGCGACGCAACGGTGCGCGTCGTCGTCGAGGTCAGTTGGAAGCGTCGCCTCGGCGAGCGTCGCTCGCGCCGATTCCACGTCGCCCGAGAAGGGCGCGCAGAGCAGCGTCGAGTGGGCGAGGCCATCGGCGAGATCTGCGACCGGAACGCCGACACCGGGCCGTCGCGTCACTCCGGCGGCTTCGGCGGCCGAGCGAATCGAATCGTAGGCGTCGTCGTCGAGCCTGCCCTCGCCGGCGACGACGCCCGCGAGCGCGAGCGTCGGGTCCGGCGTGTCGCCGAGTTCGCTCGCGACGCGGTACGCCGCGAGGCTCGCCGGCGAGTCGTCGCCGGGAACGGCGAGCGCCGCCGCCGTCGCGCCGACGGAGACGACGGTGTCGTCGGTGACGGTCGCGGCGGATTCCGGGGTCGGGTTCGGTCGGAGCTGGACGTGGAACGGAATCTCCGCGCTCCGCAGCGCACGCGCGAGGATGCCACTCGCGGCCAGCGAGTCGCCGTCGGCGCGCGCAACGACCCGGACGAACGGGGCGTCGGCGAGCGCCGCGGCGACGGCGGCGGGGGCGGTCTCGGCGTCGGCGGAGCGCGCAGTCGACATCTACGTTATTCGAGGAGTTCGACGGCGGCGTCGTAGCTGTAGCGGAACGACGGGTCGAGCGCGTCGCCTCGGTAGTAGTTGACGAGGCGGCGGATCTTCGACTCGGTGTTCTGCAGGGCGCGGCGGTTCTGGTGGTCCTGCGGGTTGCGCTGGACGTGCTCGCGGAGACGAATCGCGCGCTGCATCAGGTTCTTGAGGTCCTCGGGGAGTTCGTCTTTCGCGTCGTTCTCCTCGAGAATCTCGGTGATTTTCTTGCCGGTCGCGAGTTTGACGTTCGGGACCGGGGTGCCTTTGACGCCTTCGTCGCGCAGTTTCAGGCCGATGACGCTCGGGTCGTGGCCCTGCTCTGCGAGTTCGACGACGCGCGATTCGACGTCGTCCGCGTCGACGTCACTCCACTCGGGGGCTTCGTCTGTCACCGGGCGGTCCGAACCGGACGAGCCGCGGCGACGGGTGTGCATTCGTGCCATAGTTCGAAATTGGAACGGCACTGACCGCAGAAAGCGTGACCGACGGCTGTCGGTGCACTTCCGCAATCCCAAGCCCGGAGAGAGAATCCGGGCGAGTCAGAGTTGCGGCCGTGCTGTTCCCACGAGTGGGTACCAGCGTCTGACGTTAAACCGTTTCGACTCGTGATGGACGTCGTGTCCATCGTCGACGGCGGGACGTTCGCCCGACGGCGTGCGGATGCGACGCAAGCGCCTCTACGAGTCGAAGCCCTTATTAGTCGCTCTGGGATACGTGAGAGTGCAGACGAGGGCTCGTAGATCAGCGGTAGATCGTTCCCTTGGCAGGGGAAAGGCCGCGGGTTCAAATCCCGCCGAGTCCACTCGAACTACATTCTCGGAGAACGCTGGGCAGTTAGCGCGCCGTTCGAGCAGTGCTCGGATTTTCCGACTACTTCGAGTAGTGTACATCGCAGGTGCCGGAACGGCTGGATTCGCCGGCCACGAACTCGACCGAGAACCGGAGTCGACGACCCGTCGCTACGCGCGGACGACGGACGGGCTGCGTTCAGTCGTCGGACTCTACTGCCGGAAGCGTGCAGTAAAACGTCGTCCCCTCGCCGAGTTCGGACTCGAACCAGATGTCGCCGCCGTGACGCTCGACGATGCGCTCGCACAGCGCAAGACCGATTCCCAGGCCGGCGCCCTCCTCCCGCGTGTGGAGGCGCTGGAACACCTCGAAGACGCGGTCTGCGCCGTCGGGGTCGATACCGACGCCCTCGTCACTAACCGAGACCCGCCACTCGTCGTCCGCCCGCTCCGCCGAGACGCGCACCCGCGGCGGCGCTTCGCCGCTGTACTCGAGGGCGTTGTTCAGCAGGTTCTGGAACAGCTGTCGGAGTTGGTTGGTATCGCCCTTGACGCGGGGGAGCGGCTCCGCGTCGATCTCGGCGTCGGTCTCCTCGGTTTTCACTCGAAGGTTCTCGCGGACATCCTCGAAGACGGCATCCAACGCCACCGGCTCCAAGAGACTGCCGCACGTGTCGACCCGCGAGTACTCGAGCAGCCCCTCAATCATGTCGCTCATCCGGTCCGCTCCGTCCATCGCGAACTCGACGAACTCCCGTCCATCCTCATCGAGGTCGTCCGCGTAGCGCTGGTCGATGAGCCCGAGGAAACTCGACACCATCCGCAGCGGTTCCTGAAGGTCGTGGGAGGCGGCGTAGGCGAACTGCTCGAGTTCCTCGTTGGACTCCTTGAGCTCTTGTTTGTACACCTCGCGCTCGAGTTCGTTGCTCACCCAGTTGCTGAGCAGGCTGATGAACGACACCTCCCAGTCGGAGAACTCCTCGGTTCGGGCCTTCATTCCATAGAAGCAGAACGTCCCGTACACGTCCCCGTTGACGATGACCGGCGTCCCGAGATAACAGGAGATACCCCACTCGGGGTCGACCAGTTCCGGCGCCTCCGCCTCCACGTCCTGCAGGACGAGCGTCTCCGCAGTCTCGACGACGCGCGAACAGTTGGGGAGCGTCGAGAGCGGCGTCGTGTCGCCCGATTCGAGGCCGGACCCCTCCGGCGTCGCCACGTGCTCGAAGATGTACTCGCCGACGCTCTCGTTGACGCGCGAGAGCGTCGCGAACTTGGTTCCGACCGCCGCGCGAACCACCTCGAGAAGCGATTCTATCTGCTGGGAGAACGGCCGGTCCGTCGCCGCCATCACCTCGTTGGCGCGTCGGAGGGCCTGCTCCCGGTTTTCGAGTTCCTGCTGTCGGTCGTTCGGGTCGGTGACGTCGTGGGCGTACACCGAGACGCCGGTTTCGGAGGGATAGATGCGCACCTCGAACCAGCTCTCCCGGGGCGGGTAATGCGCCTCGAACGTGACGGGTTCCTGCGT from Haloprofundus halobius includes:
- a CDS encoding thiolase C-terminal domain-containing protein, yielding MERVAIIGASMTRFGQRDAWIRELLAEAGQACLDDAGVAPDAIDHLYVSNMASGEFEGQTGIPNALAHDIAAMPAYTARIDQTSSSGGAGTYAAWQSVASGASEMTLLVGGEKMTHRTTAESTDVIASLTHPVEYKHGVTLPSFAGLTARLYLNEYDAPRESLGKVAVKNHRNGVDNPHAQFRKEVDLDTVLESPVVADPLRLYDFCPITDGSAALLFCPESAAREYTDEYAVVSGIGGATDTHVVHERADPTTMSGVVNSSDIAYEMADLGPEDIDVAELHDMFTILEFLQSEDLGFFEKGEGWTAVDDGVTDRDGDLPINTSGGLKSKGHPLGASGVAQVYEIYKQLTRDAGKRQVDADTGLACNVGGFGNCVITTILEAER
- a CDS encoding exonuclease RecJ, translating into MSTARSADAETAPAAVAAALADAPFVRVVARADGDSLAASGILARALRSAEIPFHVQLRPNPTPESAATVTDDTVVSVGATAAALAVPGDDSPASLAAYRVASELGDTPDPTLALAGVVAGEGRLDDDAYDSIRSAAEAAGVTRRPGVGVPVADLADGLAHSTLLCAPFSGDVESARATLAEATLPTDLDDDAHRCVASVVALDATAKGTTPRAVESLERVLRPYETPDGAFETVEGYADVLCAVARERPGTGVALALGHATDATRTAALDAWRNHALEAHTVLREAETARYADCFVVRTGLGSESLGVLATTARLVRDFRSPEPVVLAVGDGVAAAASVDFRQLGETMATAADEVGGTGYGRGDAGEARFDTEETEETDTDATGATTPDASTTDQHPFTAAFREALRA
- a CDS encoding KEOPS complex subunit Pcc1 translates to MTRTSETNSCARTARVETTHEEAALVAAALAPDDTDSMTTEVDANRIVTDIERETTGGLQATVDDYVVNLTVAEAVIDAATDTT
- a CDS encoding cupredoxin domain-containing protein, producing MKRRAFLAATGAAGITALAGCGGASGQGDEYDVGMTATAFDPREITVSAGEEVVWQNTSTRDHTVTAYENSIPEEAEYFASGGFESEQAARDGWRDFEGALNNGDTFTHTFEVPGRYEYVCIPHENGGMVGTVVVEEGSGSGSGNQSQSSDSS
- a CDS encoding sensor histidine kinase, whose translation is MTDPETPGEHPRQSSPEAVFERVSDAVFALDEDWQFTYLNGRAESLFGRDIEVLRGTVIWEEFPRVADTPFQWEHERAMETQEPVTFEAHYPPRESWFEVRIYPSETGVSVYAHDVTDPNDRQQELENREQALRRANEVMAATDRPFSQQIESLLEVVRAAVGTKFATLSRVNESVGEYIFEHVATPEGSGLESGDTTPLSTLPNCSRVVETAETLVLQDVEAEAPELVDPEWGISCYLGTPVIVNGDVYGTFCFYGMKARTEEFSDWEVSFISLLSNWVSNELEREVYKQELKESNEELEQFAYAASHDLQEPLRMVSSFLGLIDQRYADDLDEDGREFVEFAMDGADRMSDMIEGLLEYSRVDTCGSLLEPVALDAVFEDVRENLRVKTEETDAEIDAEPLPRVKGDTNQLRQLFQNLLNNALEYSGEAPPRVRVSAERADDEWRVSVSDEGVGIDPDGADRVFEVFQRLHTREEGAGLGIGLALCERIVERHGGDIWFESELGEGTTFYCTLPAVESDD
- a CDS encoding protein sorting system archaetidylserine synthase (This PssA-like phosphatidyltransferase, along with a PssD-like decarboxylase, is required in Haloarchaea for the archaeosortase ArtA to replace the PGF-CTERM sorting signal with a C-terminal lipid anchor.) encodes the protein MHPRFVVGRLGVADVVTVGNAGLGFLAVAAANVSPGLAARLILLAAIADGLDGVLARRYGGTDAGPYLDSLADVASFGVAPAMVVVAAVRAVWGFGSLRVAVAVAVAALFVVMAVTRLGMYTAYDADSDQTRGVPTTLAATILAAGVLVGFTDPFPLVGLTALLAALMVTTIPYPDLHTQDALVMGVVQALAILFPHRVGGGFAFGLLFLALAYLFLAPRFYWGR
- a CDS encoding DUF7547 family protein — encoded protein: MSRRDDDLEELLSELEETLSELRAELREERTPRRRPFEPPTPRDILRFTEEYTIPTVISTLEATIQALELFRRLLRLADPERAIREESKSARETTRRHADDVGRVAVDGLERALTELQRALSEANLPEESESRDIVEEARQLSRDIEERLAESQRRTDDADRRRSRSTDDRARRNGREETLDEGAVRIAVSDEESDGADDADEREESEDETDETQTVDIESELDSIRDEVERAERGEEPKSDDDEE
- a CDS encoding winged helix-turn-helix transcriptional regulator — its product is MTNADAEDWQTLWHGLHETLGGKWALHVLRLLSERDAGFNEMRRELDGVTAKTLSKRLGELRCRGLVSRTVEASSPPRTRYALTPAGERFVSVLRDVESLVSVVDCGCDDRCGVLTVDADATAACAEQC
- a CDS encoding 30S ribosomal protein S3ae is translated as MSERSVSKQKRGKRWYSVLAPEQFDRAELGKTVAEEPEMVYGRTIETTLGELTDDAGANNTKLTFKINDVGSDSAYTEFIQHELTRDYLRSLVRRGASKVEVNITILTTDDYRVQVQPVAFTTKKADRSQEQAIRRVMIDLVHEAADDRSFEQLIDSVVEGRLSSAIYGEAKTIYPLRRVEVQKLSLEARPEEVEAEEEAAVDVDESDIAEEVAEEAE
- a CDS encoding DUF7548 family protein, which produces MRTADAAATAGTVASLVLLVVVAVPYLVVTNPEAPVSAYYAAGSVGANSVGFLAALAAVVFLSGTRGNAEPDLVAGIAVVLGLAMVALSLLWATAIDTTLLFSFPPEAAWIQNHRWVVVALSSVVAVVAGVYAREVV
- a CDS encoding OB-fold domain-containing protein, which encodes MSENPPMEAARYSDGSITYPPHPLGPDGEEPVGTVDLSEYTATVVTWTTSTATPPGVRAPNSLAIVEFDVDGEPVRAIGQLDVDGESHEVEIGDEVEPVYAAELRDPDAGIRERESQDWDGYRFRPIE
- a CDS encoding DUF7111 family protein, coding for MSEASAGDVEARYYETDGERIVQFSREGRTAAIAQNVDGYAMLKVRPAADGDELERYYGFEMALDHAAELLGVSPHDLPVPDDAEDMGM
- a CDS encoding 30S ribosomal protein S15, yielding MARMHTRRRGSSGSDRPVTDEAPEWSDVDADDVESRVVELAEQGHDPSVIGLKLRDEGVKGTPVPNVKLATGKKITEILEENDAKDELPEDLKNLMQRAIRLREHVQRNPQDHQNRRALQNTESKIRRLVNYYRGDALDPSFRYSYDAAVELLE